A stretch of the Flavobacterium aquiphilum genome encodes the following:
- a CDS encoding PadR family transcriptional regulator: MNIENTKAQMRKGVLEFCILSVLKEKDAYTSEILDTLKNAKLLVVEGTVYPLLTRLKNDGLLNYRWEESTSGPPRKYYGLTEIGHTFLKELDGTWTELSDAVNLITNQK, encoded by the coding sequence ATGAACATTGAAAACACTAAAGCCCAGATGCGTAAAGGTGTTCTTGAGTTTTGTATCTTATCGGTTTTAAAAGAGAAAGACGCTTATACCTCAGAAATATTAGACACCTTGAAAAACGCTAAATTGTTGGTCGTAGAGGGTACCGTTTATCCGCTCTTGACCCGTTTAAAAAACGATGGATTACTCAACTACCGTTGGGAAGAATCCACATCGGGACCGCCTAGAAAATACTATGGCCTAACCGAAATTGGACATACCTTCCTCAAAGAATTGGATGGCACGTGGACGGAACTGTCTGATGCCGTAAACTTAATAACCAACCAAAAATAA
- a CDS encoding DUF4870 domain-containing protein yields the protein METSNERNIAALTHLSTLTQYFIPFGNYIFPIIFWTSKKDKSEFVNHNGKQALNFQLSILIYSLVLAIIAIPIFLYTVLKNISFNDFINHVDEEIIFQKFDFSNSIGILTVAVVALFIIACIKVAEFFLVIYASIKASNGEEYNYPFTIPFLK from the coding sequence ATGGAAACTTCAAACGAAAGAAACATAGCCGCTCTTACTCACTTGAGCACTCTTACCCAATACTTTATTCCTTTTGGAAATTATATTTTCCCGATTATATTTTGGACATCAAAAAAAGACAAATCGGAATTTGTAAACCATAACGGCAAACAAGCGTTGAACTTTCAACTTAGTATTTTGATTTACTCGTTGGTCTTGGCCATTATTGCCATTCCAATATTTTTATACACAGTCTTAAAAAATATCTCTTTTAATGATTTTATAAACCACGTTGATGAAGAGATTATTTTTCAAAAATTTGACTTCAGTAATAGTATCGGGATTTTGACAGTTGCAGTTGTCGCACTATTCATAATAGCCTGTATCAAAGTAGCCGAATTCTTTTTGGTAATCTATGCATCAATAAAGGCATCAAATGGCGAAGAATACAATTATCCGTTTACGATTCCTTTTTTAAAATAA
- a CDS encoding PspC domain-containing protein, with the protein MNKTVNINLGGMFFHIDEDAYQKLTRYFDAIKRSLSKSSGQDEIIKDIEMRVSELLTEKQKSEKHVVTLREVDEVIAVMGQPEDYIIEEDGPTTTNRDFSAPRTTKKLYRDKENGMIGGVATGLGHYFGIDPVWLKILFLVFVIAGFGSGVLVYIILWIVTPEAVTTSEKLEMTGEPVTISNIEKKVREEFDNVSGKLKNVDYDKFGNQVKTGAGKIGSGLGDFIMTVFKVFAKFLGVLLIMGGLTILVLLLIGVFTLGTSVSMHYPWQSFVEAGNLTDYPVWAFGLLMFLAVGIPFFFLTLLGFKLLAPNMNSIGNIAKYTLLAVWLIAVSLAASVGINQMTAFAVSGRTIQKETIGLKATDTLLIKFKHNDYYAKDINDRNEFMITKDSSDNDIIYSNNVHIKIQKSDEKYAYLQIDKEAKGKNLTEAKKRSEAIRYNYKIIGNQLILDNYLLTDLKNKFRDQEVEIILYLPEGTLFRTDSSVEDYDWSDDDFFNLHFSSDKYTYKVEESKVKCLDCPADENDHDDIEDNDNETNVTITKNGVTIESDSVVKTKKEFKELKINKDGIIIKTE; encoded by the coding sequence ATGAACAAAACTGTAAATATAAATTTAGGTGGAATGTTCTTCCATATTGATGAAGATGCATACCAAAAATTAACCCGATATTTTGACGCTATAAAACGTTCACTGTCAAAATCATCAGGACAAGACGAAATTATCAAGGACATTGAAATGAGAGTTTCGGAATTATTGACTGAAAAACAAAAATCTGAAAAACACGTTGTAACCCTGAGAGAAGTAGACGAAGTTATTGCCGTTATGGGACAACCTGAGGACTACATTATTGAAGAAGATGGTCCAACTACAACTAATAGAGATTTTTCAGCACCTAGAACTACCAAAAAATTATACCGTGACAAAGAAAACGGAATGATTGGTGGAGTTGCTACTGGTTTGGGACACTATTTTGGAATTGATCCTGTATGGTTAAAAATTCTGTTCCTTGTATTTGTTATTGCCGGTTTCGGAAGTGGAGTTTTAGTATATATCATCCTTTGGATTGTAACACCTGAAGCAGTTACAACTTCAGAAAAATTAGAAATGACCGGAGAACCGGTAACCATTTCAAACATCGAAAAAAAAGTTCGCGAAGAATTTGACAATGTTTCAGGCAAATTAAAAAATGTTGACTACGACAAATTTGGTAATCAGGTAAAAACCGGAGCCGGAAAAATAGGCAGCGGTTTAGGTGATTTCATCATGACAGTTTTTAAAGTTTTTGCAAAATTCTTGGGTGTACTCTTAATAATGGGAGGCTTGACCATACTGGTTTTACTCTTAATCGGAGTGTTCACATTAGGCACCAGTGTTTCTATGCATTATCCTTGGCAGAGTTTTGTCGAAGCCGGAAACTTGACCGATTATCCTGTTTGGGCATTTGGACTATTAATGTTCCTTGCTGTTGGAATTCCGTTCTTTTTCCTGACTTTATTAGGATTTAAATTATTGGCTCCTAATATGAATTCGATTGGTAACATTGCAAAATACACTTTGTTAGCTGTTTGGTTAATCGCTGTTTCATTAGCTGCTTCAGTTGGAATAAATCAAATGACAGCATTTGCGGTAAGCGGAAGAACAATTCAAAAAGAAACTATTGGGCTAAAAGCAACTGATACACTTTTGATCAAATTCAAACACAATGATTATTATGCCAAAGACATAAATGATCGAAATGAATTTATGATTACAAAAGATTCTTCGGACAACGATATTATTTATTCCAATAACGTTCATATCAAAATCCAAAAATCGGACGAAAAATATGCTTATCTTCAAATCGACAAAGAAGCCAAAGGAAAAAATTTAACAGAAGCCAAAAAAAGATCAGAAGCCATTCGTTACAACTATAAAATTATCGGAAACCAATTAATTTTGGATAATTATTTACTTACGGATTTAAAAAACAAATTCCGTGATCAAGAAGTTGAAATCATCCTTTATTTACCAGAAGGAACCTTGTTTAGAACAGATTCCAGTGTTGAAGATTATGACTGGTCTGATGACGACTTTTTCAACCTACACTTTAGCTCAGACAAATACACTTACAAAGTGGAAGAATCTAAGGTAAAATGTTTGGATTGCCCAGCCGATGAAAACGATCACGACGATATAGAAGACAATGACAATGAAACCAATGTAACTATTACCAAAAATGGAGTTACGATTGAAAGTGATTCGGTTGTTAAAACCAAAAAGGAATTTAAAGAATTGAAAATAAACAAAGACGGAATAATCATCAAAACGGAATAG
- a CDS encoding head GIN domain-containing protein — protein sequence MIKVITIIMNFIVVTLVALLFGSCNQIGNINSITGSGHVTTEKREVSGDFKSVSVSSAIDLVVEQSDKTEIIVEADDNLQKEIITKVENGVLVITCKKGNFINVSSKKVTVKMPVIEGLEASSASTINSATTLKGTNLSLASSSAASIHATVEYETVELDGSSASNQNIKGKALQIEATTSSASVIDATDLLANEVVASSSSGGSITVHPIVKLKAEASSGGNVAYNGSPKTVQKEESSGGSIHQN from the coding sequence ATGATAAAAGTCATCACAATAATCATGAATTTTATAGTCGTTACTTTGGTAGCCCTGCTTTTTGGGTCCTGTAATCAAATAGGAAACATCAATTCCATAACCGGAAGCGGACACGTTACAACCGAAAAAAGAGAAGTTTCGGGAGATTTTAAAAGTGTAAGTGTAAGTAGTGCAATCGACCTTGTAGTTGAACAATCGGACAAAACAGAGATCATTGTAGAAGCCGATGATAATTTGCAAAAAGAAATCATTACAAAAGTTGAAAATGGAGTATTGGTTATTACTTGCAAAAAAGGAAACTTCATCAATGTTTCCTCAAAAAAAGTAACAGTAAAAATGCCTGTTATTGAAGGATTGGAAGCTTCTTCCGCATCAACAATTAACTCAGCAACAACTCTAAAAGGAACCAATCTATCTTTGGCATCATCTAGCGCTGCATCCATTCATGCCACGGTAGAATACGAAACGGTTGAACTAGATGGCAGTAGCGCAAGCAATCAAAACATAAAAGGAAAAGCATTGCAAATTGAAGCAACAACTTCCAGCGCAAGTGTTATCGATGCTACTGATCTATTAGCAAATGAAGTAGTTGCAAGTTCTTCCAGTGGTGGTTCGATTACAGTTCATCCAATCGTAAAATTAAAAGCAGAAGCTTCCAGCGGTGGAAACGTTGCTTATAACGGATCGCCAAAAACGGTTCAAAAAGAAGAAAGTTCTGGTGGAAGTATTCACCAAAATTAA